Part of the Paenibacillus guangzhouensis genome is shown below.
TCGATGTGAAGAAGCAAACCTCTTATGGGTTATCGACAATGCAGGAGCGTGTAAATGAAATTGGTGGTTCATTGCAGTTAATAACTGCGCCAGGTAAAGGGACAAGAATAGAGATTCGTATTCCGGTATTAAACGAGGAAAGTGGATGGGGTGAAGGGATTGGAGACGCCGATTAAAGTATTGCTCGTGGATGATCATGAAATGGTTCGTATCGGTCTTGCCGCAGTTCTAGGTACAGAGGATGGCATCGAAGTTGTTGGTGAGGCCAGCAATGGGATCGAAGGCATTCGTCTTGCCCAAGAATACCGACCAAATGTCGTACTAATGGATTTGGTGATGGAAGGCATGGATGGAATCGAGACAACACGCAAGCTGCTTGAATTGTACCCAGAATGTAAGGTCATTGTGCTTACGAGCTTCTTGGATGATGAGAAGATGTATCCAGTGATTGAAGCGGGGGCGTTCAGCTATCTCTTGAAAACATCCCGTGCGACCGAGATTGCCGATGCGATTCGAGCGGCAGCTCGAGGGCAATCCGTACTGGAATCTCAGGTTGCATCGAAGATGATGAATCGTCTTCGTCAACCGAAGCAGCATGCGGCTGCACATGAAGATTTAACCGAACGTGAGATGGATGTGCTTCGTCTACTCGCGGAAGGCAAATCGAATCAAGATATTGCCGATGCGTTATTCATTGGGATTAAGACTGTGAAATTCCATGTCACGAATATTCTGGCGAAGCTTGGTGTGGACGATCGCACGCAAGCCGCCATTTATGCTTATAAGAACGGATTAGCTGAATAATAGACCAGAACATAGGAAGAACCCGAAATGCTCCTGTCGTGAGCATTTCGGGTTCTTTTGTGTTTGTTCTTACAGTACGAGCAAGAAGAGCAGGGAGATGAGAGAAAGATCGATTTCGAAAAATCTGCGACGATCGATGCCGGAGTTCGGTATGAATCCGGACGTTTTGACATTACGGCAGGAACATTTTTTGTGGCGCTTGTGTTTTTTATGCTTGTTGGGTTTGTGATCGCAGTGTTGTTTTTTGCGTTTCTTATGGTGTTTTTTATGTTTCTCATGATGCTCTTCTTCATGTTTAGAATGTTCATGATGATGTTCATGGTGCTCATGGTGATGTTCATGTGATGGGCTAAATGAATCATCTTCGTCATACAGCACAAGCTTGCCATTCCGACAGCCAGCGACCCGACCAATAAAACGCTGGCCATGGCATGTTACCACGCACACCATCCGATCTGTTAAATGACCGATACGTTCTTCAGTGACAGGATAAACCCGAATCATAAGGTTCAACACCTCCTATAATTAACGATCCGCTTCAAGTGAATACGGCATTTGTCTGTTGGTTCACAATAATCTATTCAGACAAGGATAATCGTGTATGGTTACTTACCTAGCGGTGATGTGCCTATTTTTACTGGGGACGTATAAGGAAGGGGGCGTGAGGATATCCTATTTACTAGATTCATAGAATCGAAAAAGTGAATGGGGGATCTGGTGATGATGCGGAAGTGGATGGTGGGTTGTGTATGTATGTGTCTTGTATGGCTTAGTGCCACGATATTAACCGGATTCATGCAGCGCAACGAAGATGCCACTGCAGAACACCGTCTCACTCAGTTATGGAAGTTAAGTGAATCGATGCAAGCGAAGCCGTCACACTTTGTTGTGAAGTTGAACGGTGAGCAAAAATTTACAGGCCATCAGTCGTTGCAAGTTCAAGTTACGGCGTGGAGCAAGGTGCTCCTAGGCGGAATCAAAAGCGAAGTAAAGACGAAGGATGGCAAAATTGTTGTGAGCGCGAATTGGCAAGCAAACGGTATGAATGTGCATTGGATGGCGGTGGAGCGAGAAGGAAATAAATTTTTCTGGGTCTATCAGATCGATGCGAACCGTGTGTCAGATGATACACAAGCCGTGATGAATTTATATACAGAAGTCCAGACAACGCAAGCGACGTTCGTGCGTCAATTGCATGAAATGGGATTAACGTATAACTGGAATGGCACCGTACAAGGTGAGAAAAAGCGACAAGAGCTGGGAACAGCCCAACAGACCGTTGAGCAGCTGCGGCAAAAAATCGCAAAGACGATGAAGCTTACCCCGATGGAAAATTATACAGACGGCGGGACTTATAGTGAATCTTATTCAGCGCCAGAACTGGGTCAGGGAATCGTAAGCGGTACACATACGCTGCATCTTCAAATGGCAGTTCATCAAATCAGCGGCACAGATCAAGAGCGTGTGTCGATCGGCTTGCCCCTTATCACCACAGAGTATTAGGCAACATTTCGTCAATAAATATATGTATAAATGTACAAAATTTTGGTCGTCTGAGAATAGCAACAACGAGACGGTTATGATAAAATGGCATAAGATACAGATGTGCAACACTAGGATGATGGGAGTCAATTTTTTGTATAAAAATACATAAGGAAGAGAATGAGGAGCCATGAACGAAATAGAGAACAACCTAATGAGTTTAGCATCTGGCGCTGTCTTTTTTATTTTTGGAGCGACAGGAGATTTGGCGCGCCGTAAGTTGTATCCAGCCATCTATAGTTTGTACCGTGAAGGCAAGCTGGGCAAGCGGTTTGCGGTCATCGGCGTTGCTCGTCGTCCGCGCACGAATGAACAATTCCGCGAGGATATTATTCAATCCATTAAGGAATTCTGCCGTTACAAGCCGGATGCGAATACGGATTGGAATGACTTTGTAAGACATTTTGAATATAAATCACTAGATATTAATAATGTAGATGGTTTCCGAGAACTTGATCAGCAGACGCGTGTACTCGAGCAAGAGTTCAATATCGAGGGCAACCGTCTATTCTATCTTGCGCTTGCGCCGGAGTTGTTCAGCGGTGTATCGCAGAACCTGCGTAAAGGCGGCATGCTCGACTCGCCAGGTTGGCATCGTCTCGTGATCGAGAAGCCATTCGGGTATGATCTGAAATCAGCGGAAGAGCTCAACAAGCAAATCAACGAAGTATTCCGTGAAGAAGAGATCTACCGTATCGATCACTATCTTGGCAAAGAGATGGTTCAGAACATCGAAGTCATTCGATTCGCGAACTCCTTCTTCGAGCCGTTATGGAACAACAAGCATATTGCCAATATCCAGATTACGCTTGGCGAGACGGTCGGCGTCGAAGAACGCGGCGGATACTACGATCATGCCGGTGCCCTGCGCGATATGGGGCAGAACCACATGCTGCAGCTGCTCACGATGATCGCAATGGAACCGCCTAGCCGGCTTGTTGCAGAGGATATTCGCGACGAGAAGGTGAAGGTGCTTCGTTCCTTGCGTGCGTATACGTCGAAGGAAGAAGTCGCAGCGAACGTCGTCCGTGGGCAATATACGAGCGGGTCGCTCAAAGGCAAAGACTTGCCTGGGTATCGGGAAGAGGAGTCCGTTAATCCGGAGTCCAATACCGAGACGTATTTCGCAGCCAAAGTATTCGTCGATAATTTCCGCTGGGCAGGCGTTCCGTTCTATATTCGTACGGGCAAACGTCTACCGGTGAAGACAACGGAAGTGGTCGTTGAATTCAAACGGATGCCGACGAATGTCTACCTCGGGCAGAAGCACAACCTGGAACCGAACTTGCTCGTCATTCGGGTGAATCCGATGGAAGGCATCTACGTGAAGATCAATGCAAAGAGACCGGGCTCGGAATCCGATATTCAACCGCTCGCTATGGACTTCTGTCAGAGCTGCCTAGTCGGCATTAACTCACCAGAAGCTTATGAACGTCTCATTTTCGATGCAGCACGAGGCGATTCAACGTATTTCACCCGCTGGGATGAGGTGTCCTCGGCTTGGGCATTCGTTGACCGCATTGCTGAAGCGTGGGCTGCGGATCCATCTGCAATCGAGTTCTATCCTGCAGGCTCATGGGGACCGGAGAAAGTAGATGAGCTGCTGGCTAAGGACGGGTTCCACTGGTGGCCTGTCAATGGACAAGATGAAGACGAAGTCATATGGAAAAATTCATAATTGATAGACATGAACGAGGCTCACTGAACCGCTCAGTGGGCCTTTACCCTTGTAGAATAAGGAAGAAGTTGAATTCCTACCTGTAAACTCGGAAAAAATAGTTGCTTTATGAAAAGATACTGGTATACTAGTTTTAATCAGAGACAATATTCGACACGATTTTACAGGGGGTAAAAGAAACATGAAGCGTAGAAATATGTGGATTGCTGCGATAATGGCACTCGTGATCCTAACGATGAGTGCATGCGGTAGTGCTTCAAGCGACAAGAAAGCAGAAGATCAAGGATCGACAGCACCAGCTGGAACAGCGAAAAATGGGGGAAGTCTCGTAATTGCCGTTCAAGATGATCCAAAAGTATTGAATCCAATCTATGCAGGGGATCGCGTAACATTAACGATCGACCAAGCGCTATACGCACCGCTCTTCAATGTGAATGGCGACAAGAAGACATTCGTATTGGCAGAGAGCTTGACGCCATCCACTGATAACTTGACGTATACGTTGAAATTGCGTGAAGGTTTAACTTGGCACGATGGGAAGCCTTTGACGGCTGACGATATTATTTTTACGATGAACAGTATTCTAGATGAGAAACAGCACAGCTTCTTCCGCGGTTCATTCGTCTATGACGGTAAGCCGTTAACGATGAAGAAAGTGGATGACCGTACGGTAGACTTCATTCTTCCGAAAGTATCCGCAGCATTCGAAGGCATGCTCGTTCAAATCTTCCCAATTCCGAAGCACATCTTCGAAGGGGAAGCGGATATCGAGAAGAGCCCTAAGAACAGCAATCCAATCGGTTCCGGTCCATTCAAATTCAAAGAGTACCGCGCCGGGGAATACGTAACACTAGAGCGCTTTGACCAATATGTTGGTGGCGCACCGAAATTGGATTCCGTAACCTACCGTGTTGCGAAAGATCCAAATGCAGCGAATCTTGCCCTTCAGAACGGTGAAATTCAAATGCGCATGATCGATACGCAAGATGTAAATACACTTAAGAATACAGGCAATTTCAACATCCTGACTTACCTAGAGGGCCGCTTGTCCTACATGGTATTCAACTTGAATGTGGATGTTATGAAGAAGAAGGAAGTTCGCCAAGCAATCGCTTATGCGCTCGATAAGAACGAAATGATTACAGCAGCTTACACGTCAGGTGAGTATGCAGAGCCAGCGGCATCGATCCTTACGCCAGATACGTTGTACCAGACAAATGATGTTGAGAAGTATGACTACAACCTGGATAAGGCCAAAGAATTGCTCGCACAAGCTGGCGTATCGAATTTGAAATTGAAACTTGCTTATACGAACTCGAACAAACCGCAGACAAGCCTAGCGCTGTATGTGCAGCAGAAGTTGAAAGAAATCGGTATCGAAGTTGAATTGATGCCGCTTGATGTTACGGCTTTCGGTAACAAATCCTTGGATATGAACAACAAAGAGTATGATCTCTCCTTCGGTGGGTATATCATGGGCTTTGAGCCGGATGCATACCGTACGCTCTACATGAGCAATGAAGCGTACAACTACTCGCATTATAAAAATGCAGACTTCGATAAATTATGGGATCAAGCAGCGGTTGAGACAGATGCAACCAAACGCGGTGAACTATACAAGCAAATTCAGCAAACGGTAGCGAATGAAATGACGGTCTTCCCAATCGCTTATACGAAAGGTGTTGTAGCTCTCGATAAACGCTATGGCGGTGTAGAGGAAGCTGTTACGAAACCGGTTGTTATGCTTGAAGATCTATCGAAATTGTATGTAACTGAATAGAACATTTCACGGGCACTCGGCGGCAACGCCGAGTGTTCAGTTCGGAGGGGACACCTTTGAAAAAAAACATCTTGCGACGGGTTCTTCAATCGATCCCGTTGCTTTGGTTTATCTCCCTCGTGTCATTCGCATTAATTAAGCTCGCACCGGGGGATCCGGTGAAGTCATTCGTCACACCGAATATGAGCGCGGAAGACGTCGAGAGAATTCGGCATAGTCTGGGTCTCGACCAGCCAGTCATTATGCAATATTTCATTTGGTTGAAGAACGTACTGCAAGGCAATTTCGGCTACTCTTTAACGAATCATCGTCCGGTGCTGGAACTCATTCTAGAGCGCCTGCCGGCAACAATTGGTCTGATGGGGTCAGCCTTATTCTTGTCATTAATTATTGCTATTCCACTTAGCATCGTTGCAGCCTCTCGTAAAAATAAGCTGCTCGATCGCGGGATTGGCATGATCTCGTATATCGGGATTTCGATTCCAAGTTTCTGGTTCGGTATTATGTTGATCTATATTTTCGCCGTAAAATTACACTGGTTGCCGAGTATGGGGATGCGGACGATCGGCGTGGACTCCTTCTGGGATATTGTGAAGCATGGCATCCTGCCATGTGCAGTCCTCACGTTCATCAATGTATCGATGTATTCGCGGTATATTCGCTCGCAAGCGATCAGTCAGTTGGAAGAAGATTATGTACAAATCCAGTATGCTTATGGTGCAACCAAACGCAGCGTTCTTTGGCGTCATGTCCTGAAGAATGTACTGCTTCCGATTATTACAATTCTGGGGATGTCCTTCGCTGATTTGATTGCAGGGGCTTTCATTACAGAGTCGGTATTCTCTTGGCCGGGCATGGGTTCCCTCGGGATCACTGCGGTATTCGGCCTGGATTACCCCGTCATTATGGGGATTACGATGTTCTCATCGTGTATGCTCGTGATAGGAAACTTGGTGGCGGATATCTTATATAGTGTCGTTGATCCGCGTATCAAGACGATGAGGTGATTAGACAGATGAATCGAATGAGATGGCGTAATGTAAAAGCACAATTCAAAGAGCAAAAGACGGGTATCGTAGCCCTTATTATTC
Proteins encoded:
- a CDS encoding YwmB family TATA-box binding protein; translation: MMRKWMVGCVCMCLVWLSATILTGFMQRNEDATAEHRLTQLWKLSESMQAKPSHFVVKLNGEQKFTGHQSLQVQVTAWSKVLLGGIKSEVKTKDGKIVVSANWQANGMNVHWMAVEREGNKFFWVYQIDANRVSDDTQAVMNLYTEVQTTQATFVRQLHEMGLTYNWNGTVQGEKKRQELGTAQQTVEQLRQKIAKTMKLTPMENYTDGGTYSESYSAPELGQGIVSGTHTLHLQMAVHQISGTDQERVSIGLPLITTEY
- the zwf gene encoding glucose-6-phosphate dehydrogenase, encoding MSLASGAVFFIFGATGDLARRKLYPAIYSLYREGKLGKRFAVIGVARRPRTNEQFREDIIQSIKEFCRYKPDANTDWNDFVRHFEYKSLDINNVDGFRELDQQTRVLEQEFNIEGNRLFYLALAPELFSGVSQNLRKGGMLDSPGWHRLVIEKPFGYDLKSAEELNKQINEVFREEEIYRIDHYLGKEMVQNIEVIRFANSFFEPLWNNKHIANIQITLGETVGVEERGGYYDHAGALRDMGQNHMLQLLTMIAMEPPSRLVAEDIRDEKVKVLRSLRAYTSKEEVAANVVRGQYTSGSLKGKDLPGYREEESVNPESNTETYFAAKVFVDNFRWAGVPFYIRTGKRLPVKTTEVVVEFKRMPTNVYLGQKHNLEPNLLVIRVNPMEGIYVKINAKRPGSESDIQPLAMDFCQSCLVGINSPEAYERLIFDAARGDSTYFTRWDEVSSAWAFVDRIAEAWAADPSAIEFYPAGSWGPEKVDELLAKDGFHWWPVNGQDEDEVIWKNS
- a CDS encoding ABC transporter substrate-binding protein, whose product is MKRRNMWIAAIMALVILTMSACGSASSDKKAEDQGSTAPAGTAKNGGSLVIAVQDDPKVLNPIYAGDRVTLTIDQALYAPLFNVNGDKKTFVLAESLTPSTDNLTYTLKLREGLTWHDGKPLTADDIIFTMNSILDEKQHSFFRGSFVYDGKPLTMKKVDDRTVDFILPKVSAAFEGMLVQIFPIPKHIFEGEADIEKSPKNSNPIGSGPFKFKEYRAGEYVTLERFDQYVGGAPKLDSVTYRVAKDPNAANLALQNGEIQMRMIDTQDVNTLKNTGNFNILTYLEGRLSYMVFNLNVDVMKKKEVRQAIAYALDKNEMITAAYTSGEYAEPAASILTPDTLYQTNDVEKYDYNLDKAKELLAQAGVSNLKLKLAYTNSNKPQTSLALYVQQKLKEIGIEVELMPLDVTAFGNKSLDMNNKEYDLSFGGYIMGFEPDAYRTLYMSNEAYNYSHYKNADFDKLWDQAAVETDATKRGELYKQIQQTVANEMTVFPIAYTKGVVALDKRYGGVEEAVTKPVVMLEDLSKLYVTE
- a CDS encoding response regulator transcription factor; the encoded protein is METPIKVLLVDDHEMVRIGLAAVLGTEDGIEVVGEASNGIEGIRLAQEYRPNVVLMDLVMEGMDGIETTRKLLELYPECKVIVLTSFLDDEKMYPVIEAGAFSYLLKTSRATEIADAIRAAARGQSVLESQVASKMMNRLRQPKQHAAAHEDLTEREMDVLRLLAEGKSNQDIADALFIGIKTVKFHVTNILAKLGVDDRTQAAIYAYKNGLAE
- a CDS encoding ABC transporter permease → MKKNILRRVLQSIPLLWFISLVSFALIKLAPGDPVKSFVTPNMSAEDVERIRHSLGLDQPVIMQYFIWLKNVLQGNFGYSLTNHRPVLELILERLPATIGLMGSALFLSLIIAIPLSIVAASRKNKLLDRGIGMISYIGISIPSFWFGIMLIYIFAVKLHWLPSMGMRTIGVDSFWDIVKHGILPCAVLTFINVSMYSRYIRSQAISQLEEDYVQIQYAYGATKRSVLWRHVLKNVLLPIITILGMSFADLIAGAFITESVFSWPGMGSLGITAVFGLDYPVIMGITMFSSCMLVIGNLVADILYSVVDPRIKTMR